From Calothrix sp. PCC 6303, a single genomic window includes:
- a CDS encoding daunorubicin resistance protein DrrA family ABC transporter ATP-binding protein gives MAPAVFIENLKKRYGTVEAVKDVSFQIQPGEIFGLLGPNGAGKTTTLRALCTLTTPDAGKIEVSGVSVIDNPRMARQRLGYVAQEVAIDKVLTGRELLQLQGALYHLPGAMMKQRIDVMLNLLGLQEYADKKTGTYSGGIRKRLDLAAGLLHSPDVLVLDEPTVGLDIESRFIVWEFLRKLREAGTTVLITSHYLEEIDALADRVAIIDRGMVIAAGTPSQLKDKVGGDRITLRIREFSPVDEATKAKDLLTSLPFVQEVIINAAQGNSLNLVVTPQNDALINIQQTLNTAGLPMFGIAQSRPSLDDVYLAATGRTLMDAELAAAGNRDAKAEKKQNMR, from the coding sequence ATGGCTCCTGCCGTTTTCATTGAAAATCTAAAGAAGCGCTACGGCACAGTTGAAGCTGTTAAGGATGTATCTTTTCAGATTCAGCCAGGAGAAATTTTTGGGTTATTGGGTCCCAATGGTGCAGGTAAAACCACTACTCTGCGTGCCCTATGCACGCTAACAACGCCGGATGCGGGGAAAATTGAAGTTTCTGGGGTTTCGGTGATTGATAACCCTAGAATGGCAAGACAGCGCCTAGGTTATGTGGCGCAAGAAGTCGCCATCGATAAGGTTTTGACTGGTCGAGAATTGCTGCAACTACAAGGCGCGCTGTATCATTTGCCTGGGGCTATGATGAAGCAGCGAATTGATGTGATGTTGAATTTACTTGGTTTGCAGGAATACGCTGACAAAAAAACAGGTACTTATTCCGGTGGGATTCGCAAACGTTTGGATTTAGCTGCAGGTTTACTCCATTCCCCGGATGTGTTGGTACTGGATGAACCAACGGTGGGATTAGATATTGAAAGCCGTTTTATTGTGTGGGAGTTTTTACGAAAGTTGCGGGAAGCTGGAACAACAGTATTAATTACCAGCCATTATTTAGAAGAAATTGACGCATTAGCCGATAGAGTGGCAATTATAGATCGGGGAATGGTGATTGCAGCGGGTACTCCCTCCCAGCTTAAGGATAAAGTGGGAGGCGATCGCATAACTCTCAGAATCCGCGAATTTTCGCCAGTGGATGAAGCGACAAAGGCTAAAGATTTACTCACATCTTTGCCTTTTGTGCAGGAAGTAATCATCAATGCAGCACAGGGTAATTCCTTAAATTTGGTGGTGACTCCTCAAAATGATGCCTTGATTAATATTCAGCAAACCTTAAATACTGCTGGTTTACCGATGTTCGGCATTGCCCAATCTCGTCCTAGCTTAGATGATGTATATCTGGCAGCAACTGGACGCACTTTGATGGATGCTGAATTAGCAGCAGCGGGAAACCGGGATGCGAAGGCTGAGAAAAAGCAGAATATGAGATAG